A portion of the Candidatus Eisenbacteria bacterium genome contains these proteins:
- a CDS encoding alkaline phosphatase family protein, translating into MQDDHRDRSIDAAAKRVVTRRGFMKGVAGGIAAASLGFPLASCASTKSATSRRVIVLGLDGLDPTLMQRLIDTGRAPNFKKLQETGTYSRLGTTMPALSPVAWSSFITGLNPGGHGIADFIARDPKTYMPVFSIYVAEDPGRILSLGDFRLPLSGGDVKNLRKGKPFWAYLTEQGIPAVVVRIPTNFPVDETATRAVSGMGTPDLVDSYGMFNYYTTDTFEDYPNISGGNVHYLEKKNHRVDAFLPGPVNAMRAPKETRRDKFANHAKVPFTVHVDPERDLVRIDIQNRRVLLKKGEYSDWVRVTYDMLPVLSSVSGIARFLLKEAHPHLKLYVTPINIDPENQAMPVTHPISYGSDLARATGPFWTKGLPADTKAFDYRIINDEEYVGQAELLLKEQIAQFDYEWSRFRSGFLFYYISNTDQDAHMLWRNMDETHPMHGASDKRFAGYIPHLYEEMDKLVGKVLPALDENTLLLVSSDHGFAPFGRQFHLNSWLRDNGYLKLKPDAERARESTILDVDWKETLLYGVGFNGLYVNRKGREGEGFVDDAKAAEIVARVSRELEAITDPETGIRPIHKVYRREEMYSGDETPMMPEMLVGYTPGYRSSSPSVLGETGKAILDLNPWAWSGDHSMARDLIPGSLVSNRALPGRDPNILDLPVTILDFFGIAKPPQMVGKSLLRNA; encoded by the coding sequence CACGAAGTCCGCGACCAGCCGGAGGGTGATCGTCCTCGGCCTCGACGGGCTCGACCCGACCCTCATGCAGCGGCTCATCGACACCGGGCGCGCACCGAACTTCAAGAAGCTCCAAGAGACAGGAACGTACAGTCGGCTCGGCACCACGATGCCGGCCCTCTCGCCGGTCGCTTGGTCGAGCTTCATCACCGGGCTCAACCCGGGCGGGCACGGGATCGCGGATTTCATCGCGCGCGACCCGAAGACTTACATGCCGGTCTTCTCGATCTACGTCGCCGAGGATCCGGGGCGGATCCTCTCGCTCGGCGACTTCCGTCTCCCGCTCTCCGGAGGCGACGTGAAGAACCTCCGCAAGGGGAAGCCGTTCTGGGCGTACCTCACCGAGCAGGGAATCCCCGCGGTCGTCGTCCGCATCCCGACCAACTTCCCCGTCGACGAGACAGCGACCCGCGCGGTGAGCGGAATGGGAACGCCGGACCTCGTCGACTCGTACGGGATGTTCAACTACTACACGACCGACACGTTCGAGGACTACCCGAACATTTCAGGCGGCAACGTCCACTACCTCGAGAAAAAGAACCACCGCGTCGACGCGTTCCTCCCCGGCCCCGTGAACGCGATGCGCGCGCCGAAGGAGACGCGGCGCGACAAGTTCGCGAACCACGCGAAGGTCCCCTTCACCGTTCACGTCGATCCCGAGCGCGATCTCGTCCGCATCGACATCCAGAATCGGAGGGTCCTCCTCAAGAAGGGTGAGTACAGCGATTGGGTGCGCGTCACCTACGACATGCTCCCCGTCTTGAGCAGCGTGAGCGGGATCGCGCGATTCCTCCTCAAGGAAGCGCACCCGCACCTCAAGCTCTACGTCACGCCGATCAACATCGACCCGGAGAACCAGGCGATGCCGGTGACGCACCCGATAAGCTACGGCTCCGACCTCGCCCGCGCGACCGGGCCTTTCTGGACGAAGGGGCTCCCCGCCGACACGAAGGCGTTCGACTACCGGATCATCAACGACGAGGAGTACGTCGGACAGGCGGAGCTCCTTCTCAAGGAGCAGATCGCGCAGTTCGACTACGAATGGTCGCGCTTCCGCTCGGGATTCCTGTTCTATTACATCTCGAACACCGACCAGGACGCGCACATGCTCTGGCGGAACATGGACGAGACGCATCCGATGCACGGTGCGAGCGACAAGCGCTTCGCCGGCTACATCCCGCATCTCTACGAGGAGATGGACAAGCTCGTCGGCAAGGTTCTCCCCGCTCTCGACGAGAACACGCTCCTCCTCGTCTCGTCGGACCACGGCTTCGCGCCGTTCGGCCGCCAGTTCCACTTGAACTCTTGGCTCCGCGACAACGGCTATCTCAAGCTGAAGCCGGACGCGGAAAGGGCGCGCGAGTCGACCATCCTCGACGTCGATTGGAAGGAGACGCTCCTCTACGGCGTCGGCTTCAACGGTCTCTACGTGAACCGGAAGGGGCGCGAGGGAGAGGGATTCGTCGACGACGCGAAGGCGGCCGAGATCGTCGCGCGCGTCTCTCGCGAGCTCGAGGCGATCACCGATCCAGAGACCGGGATCCGCCCGATCCACAAGGTGTACCGCCGCGAGGAAATGTATAGCGGAGACGAGACCCCGATGATGCCCGAGATGCTCGTGGGCTACACGCCCGGATACCGTTCGTCGTCGCCGTCGGTCCTCGGCGAAACCGGCAAGGCGATTCTCGACCTGAACCCGTGGGCTTGGAGCGGCGACCACTCGATGGCGCGCGACCTCATCCCAGGGTCGCTCGTCTCGAACCGAGCGCTCCCGGGGCGCGACCCGAACATCCTGGATCTTCCGGTGACGATCCTCGACTTCTTCGGGATCGCGAAGCCGCCGCAGATGGTCGGCAAGAGCCTCCTCCGAAACGCGTGA